GGGGCGGCGGACGTCGTCTCCGTGGAGGAGACCGGCAGGCTCGCGGACGGCACGCCGTGGCCGGATCCGATCACGCTCGAGGTGCCGGACGATCACCCGGTGACGGCGGGACAGGAGCTTGTGCTGCGTGACCCGGAAGGGGCCGGGGTCGCGACGCTCACCGTGACCGAACGCGACCATGGCCTGGTGGCCGGCCCCGTGACCTCTCTCGGAGCTCCGGAACACGGGCCGTTCGCGCGGCTGCGGCTCACGCCGGACCAGATCAAGGACCAGGCCGGTGCTCCCCTGCTGGCCGTCACCATGCGTGGCCCGCTGGACGACCTGGACGAGATCACGGCCACCGCGCGCGAGCTGGACGCCACGATCCTGCTTCTCCCCCTCGCGTACGGCGAGAAGGGCCCCGCCGTCGTCCGCGCGGCGCTCAAGGCCCGCGACCGCCTCCCCGCCGGCACCCTTCTCGCCGCCGTCCCCCTGGCCCCCCGCGAGCCGGAGATCGACCTGGAGCTGCGCGAACACGTGGCGACCGCCTACGGCGCCGAGGAGCACATCGCCGCTCCGGAGCCCGTGACGCTCCCCGGCCCCCCGCACCGCCGCGGCGTCGTCGTCTTCTTCACCGGCCTCTCCGGCTCCGGCAAGTCCACCGTGGCCAGAGGCCTGCGCGACGCGCTCCTCGAAGACGGCACCCGCACCCTCTCCTACCTGGACGGCGACGAGGTCCGCCGACTCCTGTCGTCCGGACTCACGTTCACCAAGCAGGACCGCGACCTCAACATCCGCAGAATCGGCTTCGTCGCCTCGGAGGTCGCACGGCACGGCGGCCTCGCCATCTGCGCACCCATCGCGCCGTACGCCGCCACCCGCGCCGAGGTCCGCCACATGGTCGAAGGCGTAGGCGCGGACTTCCTGCTCGTCCACATCTCCACCCCCCTGGAGGAGTGCGAACGCAGAGACCGCAAGGGGCTGTACGCCAAGGCCCGCGCCGGTCTGATCCCCGAGTTCACCGGCGTCTCCGACCCCTACGAGACGCCGGACGACGCCGACCTCGCCATCGACACCACCGGCGTGCCGGTCGGCCAGGCCGTCGACAGGGTGCTCGCGCTGCTGCGCTCGGGTGGCTGGCTCAGGTGAGCCCGTCCTGAGCCCTTCCGTGAGCCCTTCTGTGAGCCCTTCCGTGAGCACGGTCAGTCGCCGGGTACCGGGGTGGAGCTGAAGTAAGGAGCGCGGGCCAGTTCGGTGAAGGCGCGTGCGGTGTCCGGGGTGGTGTCGAAGCGGGTGTCGCCTCTCGGGGCTCTCGGGGAGTCGAAGTAGACGAGGGCCTTGATCTGGGGGTAGCCACGGATCTGGCGGCGGACGGTGTTGAAGAAGGTGGTCTTGAAGTGGGGGTCGTCCTGGCGGGGGAAGGCACCCCATTCGGCGATCATGATGGGTTTGGCGGGGAAGCGGGCCTGGGTCCAGCGGTAGAAACCCGGCCATTTGGCGTGGTCGGGACGGATCTTGTCGATCAGGGTGGCGAAGTCGTCGACGCGGCGGTCGGCGTAGGGGTCGACGCCGATCCAGTCGACGACGTCGTCGCCGGGGTAGAGGCGTTCGAACCACGGCTTGGTGGCCCAGTTGGGGGCCCCCATGTAGGTCATGACGGTGACGGCGTTCCTGACGCCTTCGGAGCGTAGGCGCAGGACGACGTGGCGGTACATCGCGGCGTAGTCGTCGGCGGTCATGCCGGAGCCCGGACGGGGCCGTACGTCGTTCTCGGGCTCGTGGTGGACGGTCAGGAAGAACCGGTGCGGCAGGTGGCGCTTGATCGAGTCGGCCAGGCGGTCGATGCGGTGGTCCACGGCGCCGGCGGCGATCTCGGCCCAGGTGTGGTGCACGGACGGCTTCCAGTTGACGAGCAGCAGGCGGGTGCGTGCGAGGCGGCGTTCCGCGCGGGTGGGGAAGGCGTCGCCGCCGCGGTGGTAGACGTGCACGATGTCGGCTTTGCGGCCCATGCGTTCCTCGGCGGCGGCCAGGGCC
The window above is part of the Sphaerisporangium rubeum genome. Proteins encoded here:
- the cysC gene encoding adenylyl-sulfate kinase, whose protein sequence is MEWTPGERELADLELLLSGVFAPLTGFMGAADVVSVEETGRLADGTPWPDPITLEVPDDHPVTAGQELVLRDPEGAGVATLTVTERDHGLVAGPVTSLGAPEHGPFARLRLTPDQIKDQAGAPLLAVTMRGPLDDLDEITATARELDATILLLPLAYGEKGPAVVRAALKARDRLPAGTLLAAVPLAPREPEIDLELREHVATAYGAEEHIAAPEPVTLPGPPHRRGVVVFFTGLSGSGKSTVARGLRDALLEDGTRTLSYLDGDEVRRLLSSGLTFTKQDRDLNIRRIGFVASEVARHGGLAICAPIAPYAATRAEVRHMVEGVGADFLLVHISTPLEECERRDRKGLYAKARAGLIPEFTGVSDPYETPDDADLAIDTTGVPVGQAVDRVLALLRSGGWLR